ATGACCAGCGTCTCCACGGCCGAGCGGGCGGCGGCCAGGCGGGCGTCGACCTTGGCCGCGACGGTGCCGGCCGGCGCGGGCGCCGCGGAGTCGAGCTGGCGGCCCGCCCAGAGCAGGCGGGAGCCGGTGTAGAGCAGGGCGAGCAGGACGACGGCACCGAGGACGAGGAGGGGGATCACCCGCCCACGGTGCCCAGATCGGCTGGGGCGTTCAAGGCGGAGCGCCGAGGCTCAGGCAGAGGTGGCCGAGGTCACGGCGGGCGTGCGGGAGGCGAAGACGGTGAGGGCCGCGGGGAGCATCAGGAAGGCCACGGCGAGGAGCGCGTCGAGGGTGCCGACGTGGTCGCCCAGCCAGCCCAGGAGCGGGGGGCCGCCGAGGAAGGCGCCGTAGCCGATGGTGGAGACGACCGAGACGCGGGCGGCGGCGCGGGTGGGGTCGTCGGCGGCGGCGGACATGCCGACGGGGAAGCCGAGGGCGGCGCCGAGGCCCCACACCAGGATGCCGAGGCCGACGACGACGGGGTGCGAGCCCAGGACGACGAGCAGGATGCCGGCGGCCGCGGCGACGGTGGTGACCCAGAGGACGGGCGCGCGACCCCAGCGGTCCAGGACGACGGGGCCGGTGAGGCGGCCGACGGTCATGGCGCACACGAAGAGCGCGTAGCCGCTGACGCCGACCCAGTGGGCCACGTCGTAGCCGTCGATGAGGGCCAGGGAGAGCCAGTCGTTGGCCGTGCCCTCGACGACGGCGAAGGCCAGCACCATCACGCCGATTGCCAGCACCCGCGGCTCGCGCCAGGCGGAGAGGCCGCGCTCGGTGGGGGCGCTCTCGAGCGCGGGCAGGAAGGAGCCGGTGCCGCGCGAGACCGCGACGCCGGCCACGACGGAGAGCACGCCGAGGTGGACCGGGAGCGGCACGTGCAGCGCGGCGGCCGGTACGCCGACGGCAGCGCCGGCGATCGAGCCGAAGGACCAGGCCGCGTGGAAGCGGGGCATGATCGAGCGGCGCAGCCCGCGCTCGACTTCGGCGCCCTCGACGTTCATGGCCACGTCCCACACGCCGGTGCCGATGCCGAAGACGAACAGGCCGGCTCCGGCCAGCGGGACCGAGCCCAGGGCCGCGCCGGTGCCGCCGACGATGAGCCCGATGCCGTCGGCGACCACGCCGAGGCGGACCACCCAGCCGGCGGAGTGGCGGTGGATGAGGAAGCCGGCCGAGGGCAGGGCCAGCACCGAGCCGAACGCGATGCACAGCAGCAGCAGCCCGAGCGCGCCGTTGCCGAGGTCGAGGCCCGAGCGCAGGTCGGGCACGCGCGCGACCAGCGAGGCCATGAGCAGGCCGTTGAGCGCGAAGACGAGGACGACGGCGTTCCGGGCGGCCAGCACGTGGGCGGGTGGGGCAGCGGGGCTCAGCGCGACCAGTCCGTCCCGGGCGGCCGGGCCTCGAGCCAGGCCTGGAAGCCGGTGAGCGAGGCGCGGCTCATGGCCAGCTCGACCGGCCCCTCGGGCGAGGTGCAGTCGACGACGACGTGGTCGGGGTAGAGCACGGTCCGCTCCACCCCCTCCGGGTCACGTACGTCGTCGTAGGTCAGCGCCGCGCGGTGCCACGCGCACTTCGGGCGCGGGGACAGCGTGAAGATGCGGAACCACTGCAGGTCCTCGCCGGAGTAGCGGCCCAGGCCCAGGAGCCAGCCGCGGCCGGGCTCCTGGCCCGGCCGCATGCGGTGACTCAGCTCGAAGGTGCCCCCGTTCCGGGCCAGCACCCTTCGGCGCACGACGAGCGCGAGACCGTAGAGCAGGACGAGGAGCACCACGAGGCCGGCTGCGTCCAGCAGCTCCAACCAGAGCGGCACTCCCCCATCCTTCCAGCCCAGCCCAGCACGGGGCCGGGGACTCCCCCGCTAGGAGGAGCTCGAGTCCTTCTCCACCAGGCGCAGGCGGGCCTCGGCGAGCCGAACCGCCCGCTCCTGCTGTTCGCCGCCGTCGCCGGACCGGGCCTCCTCGAGCTGCGAGCGCGCCTCGTTGACGTCGACCTCGCTCGCCAGCTCGACCCGCTCGGCCAGGATCGACACCCGGTCGTGCGCGACCGAGAGGAACCCGCCGTCGGTCACCGCGAAGACGGACTCGCCGTCCTCCGGGGTGATCTCGACGATCGCCTCGGCCAGGACCGAGAGGACCGGTGAGTGGCCCCGGAGGATGCCGATGTCACCGTCGACGGTCTTGGCCGAGACCATGGTCGCCGTGCCGGACCAGACGGTCCGGTCGGCGGCCACCAGCTCGACCGTGAGTGCGTCAGCCATGTCTCAGCAGCCCGATCAGAGGTTCTTCTGGATTTCGT
This genomic window from Nocardioides anomalus contains:
- a CDS encoding DUF2550 domain-containing protein, whose protein sequence is MPLWLELLDAAGLVVLLVLLYGLALVVRRRVLARNGGTFELSHRMRPGQEPGRGWLLGLGRYSGEDLQWFRIFTLSPRPKCAWHRAALTYDDVRDPEGVERTVLYPDHVVVDCTSPEGPVELAMSRASLTGFQAWLEARPPGTDWSR
- a CDS encoding F0F1 ATP synthase subunit epsilon; amino-acid sequence: MADALTVELVAADRTVWSGTATMVSAKTVDGDIGILRGHSPVLSVLAEAIVEITPEDGESVFAVTDGGFLSVAHDRVSILAERVELASEVDVNEARSQLEEARSGDGGEQQERAVRLAEARLRLVEKDSSSS
- a CDS encoding MFS transporter, yielding MLAARNAVVLVFALNGLLMASLVARVPDLRSGLDLGNGALGLLLLCIAFGSVLALPSAGFLIHRHSAGWVVRLGVVADGIGLIVGGTGAALGSVPLAGAGLFVFGIGTGVWDVAMNVEGAEVERGLRRSIMPRFHAAWSFGSIAGAAVGVPAAALHVPLPVHLGVLSVVAGVAVSRGTGSFLPALESAPTERGLSAWREPRVLAIGVMVLAFAVVEGTANDWLSLALIDGYDVAHWVGVSGYALFVCAMTVGRLTGPVVLDRWGRAPVLWVTTVAAAAGILLVVLGSHPVVVGLGILVWGLGAALGFPVGMSAAADDPTRAAARVSVVSTIGYGAFLGGPPLLGWLGDHVGTLDALLAVAFLMLPAALTVFASRTPAVTSATSA